Below is a genomic region from Mycolicibacter hiberniae.
CCTACCGGCATCAGGGCATGTGTACGTGGGGGCGGCATCCTCGGATCCGGTCACCGGATTCGGCGGTCAGCCACAACTGAGCCTGCCGGGAACGTCGACAACCGTGGGGCTGGGCGCCGACCCGGCGGCCGACGGCTACGGGTCCACCCGCTTCAAGGCCGAAGCCCGCGGGGCCGCGTTGCCCGCGACCGGCCACAGCAGCTACTTCGATCCCGACGGCGAGTCGCTGTTCAGTATCGGCGACATCGCCTCCGGGCACGGCGACGCGCTAGCCAGCCACCACATGACCGCACCGCACCGGAGGCGGCTGCCGGCCTTCGATCCGGAGCGGCTGCGACCCGGGACCGGCGGCCACCGGCATTGACCGCCAGCGGATTTCAGATCGCGGACGACCTCGCGGCGTCGCTCGACCGGCCGAAGAAGAACCCGGCTGTGATGAGCAGTTGAGCTGCGGCATAGGTCCACCAGATCGGCACCTCCAGCAGTTCGTTGCCCAGCACGAACTTGCTGGCGCCGATCATGGCGTCCGACGCCGCAAAACACACCGCTCCGATCGCGGTCCAGTGGGTGGGCAGCTTCGCCAACAGGGCGACGCACACCATGGCGCCGAGCACCCCGACGTAGACCACCACCGGCACGGTCATACCCTCGCGCGCCAAACCGGGCCAGAACCACGCCAGCAGCACCAGGCAGCTGGCAATGACCAGCCCCGGCCCGATCAGCCGCCGCCGCGACACCACCGCCAGGGGCACCAGCGCGCCGAGATAGCACAGGTGCGCCACCAGAAATGCGGTCAGTCCCGCCACGAAAGACGGTTCCCACCAAGGGATCGCCAATAACCAGTCACCGGTCGCCGAGAAGATGAGCGCCGGGATCAGCCAGCGCGCCTCCCGCAGGATCGGGTGTACCGCCGCGGCGAAGGCCAGCAGCACCGCCATGGACGCCTTGAAAGCCGGCTGACCGACCCATTGCCCGGTCAGCTCCTCCCCGGGCCCCGAACGCAACGCCACCACCGTCAGGAAGATGCCGTAACCCACGCCCAGCCATCCGGCCGCGGCCCAGCCGGTGAAGACGCGACGGGTTGCGTACGGTGTTTCCATGCCAGCAATCGACCCCATAATCCTGAAGGTACTGGACGCCGTGCCTTTCCGACTAACCCTCGACGACGGTGTCGTCGCGGCGCGCCGAGCGATGCGCGACCTGCCGCGCCGCCCGGTGCATCCGGACCTGCCCGCCGAGGACCGGGTGATCGAAGGCCCGGGCCGTGATCTGCCGATCCGCATCTACCGGCCCGCGGGCACCGAGTCCGGTGCCGCGCCGGTCGTGGTGTTCTTCCACGGCGGCGGTTTCGTCGCCGGCGACCTCGAGACCCACGACGGGACCGCCCGCATGCATGCCGCCGGCGCCGGCGCGGTGGTGGTGTCGGTGGACTACCGGCTGGCCCCCGAACACCCGTTTCCGGCCGCGGTGCACGACGCGCTGGCGGCGGTCGAGTGGGTGGCGGCACACGCCGGCGAACTGGGCGTGGACCCGGCCCGGCTGGCGGTGGCCGGCGACTCAGCCGGCGGTAACCTGGCCGCGGTGGTGGCCCAGCTGGCCCGCGACGCCGGCGGACCGGCGATCGCGTTTCAGCTGCTGTGGTACCCGGCGACCACCTACGACGGCAGCCTGCCGTCGTTCACCGAGAACGCCCAGGCCCCGATCATCGACAGCAAGGCGATCGCGGCCCTGACGCTGGCCTACGCCGGGCACGTCGATCTGACCGACCCGCCGCCCACCCTGGCTCCGGCGCGGGCCGCGAATCTGGCCGACCTGCCGCCGGCCTACATCGCGGTGGCCGGCCACGATCCGCTGCGCGACGACGGCATCCATTACGGCGAGCTGCTGGCCGCCGCCGGGGTCCCGGTCCAGGTACACAACGCCGAGACGATGATTCACGGTTACCTGGGTTACGCCGGGGTCATTCCGGCGGCAACCGAGGCCGCCGATCGCGGGCTGGCCGCGCTGAAGGCGGCCCTGAGCGGGACGGCCTGACGGTCCGATGCGGCTGAACCAGGTCACCGTCGGCAGCACCGACCTGGACCGCGCCGAGTGGTTCTACCGCCTCCTGGGCTTGCAGCTGATCGTCAA
It encodes:
- a CDS encoding alpha/beta hydrolase → MPAIDPIILKVLDAVPFRLTLDDGVVAARRAMRDLPRRPVHPDLPAEDRVIEGPGRDLPIRIYRPAGTESGAAPVVVFFHGGGFVAGDLETHDGTARMHAAGAGAVVVSVDYRLAPEHPFPAAVHDALAAVEWVAAHAGELGVDPARLAVAGDSAGGNLAAVVAQLARDAGGPAIAFQLLWYPATTYDGSLPSFTENAQAPIIDSKAIAALTLAYAGHVDLTDPPPTLAPARAANLADLPPAYIAVAGHDPLRDDGIHYGELLAAAGVPVQVHNAETMIHGYLGYAGVIPAATEAADRGLAALKAALSGTA
- a CDS encoding lysoplasmalogenase — protein: MGSIAGMETPYATRRVFTGWAAAGWLGVGYGIFLTVVALRSGPGEELTGQWVGQPAFKASMAVLLAFAAAVHPILREARWLIPALIFSATGDWLLAIPWWEPSFVAGLTAFLVAHLCYLGALVPLAVVSRRRLIGPGLVIASCLVLLAWFWPGLAREGMTVPVVVYVGVLGAMVCVALLAKLPTHWTAIGAVCFAASDAMIGASKFVLGNELLEVPIWWTYAAAQLLITAGFFFGRSSDAARSSAI